The Prionailurus viverrinus isolate Anna chromosome B2, UM_Priviv_1.0, whole genome shotgun sequence genome contains the following window.
ttttaaaagtattttaaacaaaaaactaaactttAAACCTGATTATTGTCATATGCTGACATTATAAAGAGGCCATATTTGCAAGAATTTGGGGGGTCTTCATActttacataaaaaaaagaaattttccctCAAAATGAGttcaatttattaaaacattaggccactttttattttcatgtcttggTGTAGCTGGTCCTCTAGGAAACATCTGCTAGTGGGCTCAGGTAGAGCGAGAGGCATGTGCTTTTGTTGTACTTTGGGCACTGGGTGATTCTCACAAGTCacttctccctccctcagcctccACTCTGGAGCCTCTTCTACTCACCACTGACTGGGTTCCTCGAGTAGATGAGGCTGTGACCGGTGTTATGGTGATAGTGCTCGTCACTTTGCTCGCACCAGGTCTCGATGAGAGATGGTTCCTAGGGGAGCGAAGGACGGTGCCTGTGGAAACCTCCTTTTCAGCTGTCACGTTGACAGGTCGGACAGTAATAACTGGACTTGCTCCTTCAGCTGAAGTCCCAGGGGATCGTTTAAACTGAGAACCTAAATGAATGTGAATTTTATTGTCTTCCGTGGTTATGATATTGGCATTGGAGTTATATTTCCGTAGTGGAGTTGGAACAGTCTGTTTTTCTGGGGTGACTTTGAGGACAGTCCTTCCCATGGGCATTTCCTGGGATTCAGGAGAGACTCCAATCTCAGCTGGTGCTGCTGATGTAGACACTGTCATTATCTGAATGGGGGATGTGGGCCTGTCTGCAAACATACCTCTTCCACTTTCTGGTGTCTTCTCTCTAGAAAATGTAGTAATCGTGACCGGGGACATGGCTCGTTCTGTGCCAAGAGTAGCATCTCCACTTTTTGGTTTTTGAGACATGACATTTGGTGATGGAATAATGGTTATCCTTGGTTTCTGATTCCCTAAGGTAGGAATGACAGTGGtactagaaaaaaattcttcagaTGTTGGGCTTGTTATTTCCAAAGTTGCAGTACTATTCTCATGGTCTGGTGTCACTCGAATATGCAGAGGCTGGCCTTGCTTTGGTGAAAGGACCAGTTCTCCTGGGTGCCCTGGACTGGGATTTGTTCGAGGCCCTTTCTCCTGAGTGATTGGGGgcccattttccctttttctcatcCATGGAATCCAAGACTTTCTCATAGTGAGCTCATTTGCTGCTGGAGGATACCTATCTAGAACAGAGGATCGTTCCATAGGTTTTTTCAATCCTACCTGTCGAAGATTGCTCATGATGTGATTTTCTTCTTGAAAGGATTTCCGTATAAATACTGCTGGTGTTTCCTCCTCTGCTGCCTCACTGCTCACCGCGTCAGTCTGCACTCCAGTTGACGTCACAGGAATATCCACCATTCTTCTCCCATTCATACTGGGTCGAAGAGCTCGGCTATAACGCTTTGAAAGCTCCAACTCTTTGGTCAGATTGAGGACCTCCTGCCCcatgtttttgttcttattttcttcttccataaaTCTTTGTTGAAGGACAGAATAATCCACTTGAAGTTGAGAAAGTTGATCTTCTTTGTTCATTAATTCATGGATCTTCTCTTTAAGAGCTTGTACTTCGGCTTTTAAGTCTCGACTTTTAGCTTCTTCTAACCGAAATCTGTGTCTCAGCTCTGCTTCCTGACTCACAGCCTCACCTTTCTCGATTGCTTTATTTTTGGCAATTTGGTGCTTTATCTCCTCCAGTTGTTGAGAGAGGAAATTAGCCTTGTCCTGCTCAGTTCTAAATTTCTGCTCTAACTGATCATACTCATCCTCCGTCTTCATCAGATCCCCCTCAACCACCTCCAATTGTTGGAGGCGTTTCTTCAGTCTCTCAATTTCAAGTGTTAGTTCCTTAATCTTGTTATCCTCTGGGCAGGTGAGCTCAGATCCTTTTCGAGACCTTCCTCTTGTTATTTCCCTTTCCACTTCCTCTATTCCATCTAGTCTCTTCTTTAATAAGTCAACACTGCAGCTCAATTCAGAGGATTTTTCTTCTTCGCTTTTCAGTTTACCTATTAActcatctctttcttttgtcAAATTGTACACCTTTTCCTCCATTTcagatttcagttttaaaagctTCTTACTTTCTTCAATTAGTTTTTCAGTTACATCCATAACCTTTCCTTGttccactttaaaatttttattgagtccatccacttttctctcttcttgctttattttttccatcatatttttcctttcatcaaCCAGCATCACAGTAAATGACTTCAACTTTGTAAGGTCATCTTTTAGACTTAATTCAGCCTTTTCCAATCGACTTTCAGAACATTCCAGTTCTTTAACTCGACTCTTGACCACCTCTAGCTCATTTAGCAGGTCTTTGgttaagttcttttctttctccaggttTAGATGTAGCTGGGTACACTCAGATTTACTCTTGCTAAATGCTTCCTCCAATTTCTCCAGTTCAGACATTCTCTTCTGTAACTTCTCGACTTCAAGTTTGAGTTCCCGACTGTGGTGTTCTTCCTCTTGCAGCTTCTTCCGCAATTCCCTGCACTGGGATTCAGTTTTAGTGATCTCCTCATCTTTACCCTCCATTTCTAACACGCGCTTCCGGAGATTTTCCACTTCAGCCATAAGGCTGGAGTTGCCACATTCCCCTTTGGCAATTTTATCTCTTAATTCCTGAagttcttcctctgccttttgaaGGTTTTTGTTGGTCTCTTCCAGTTCCTCAATTCTCTGAGTCAAGCCAACCAGCTTGAGTCTAAGTTGCCTGTTGTGAGACTCTTGATTAGCCAATTTAGCATTCATCTCTTCATGCTCTTGAGAAAACCTCGAAGCCTTGTGTTCAAAATCCACTTCCAACTTGAGCAGTTTCTGCCTGTCTTCTTTGGATTTGGAAGTAATGGCTTtgagcttttcttcttcttccctcagTTTCTGAGTAAGATCCTGTACTTTCTGGCTTTGCAGGCCAAGTTGTTCAATATGCATTTGCCTTTCATCCACCAGCATGAGTGCAAAGGACTTGAGTTTCACAAGCTCATCTCTTAGTTTATTGAGTCGCttagcattttccttttcttttcggGCCTGGTAAGCCTTTTCTTGTTCAAGGAGCTTTTTCAACctaggaaacaaaatatattaagatattatagtttgttattatattatacatatgtcatatatatttattcttatacATATTAAAAGATTCATCAGCAAAAAAAGTTTGTCttagatattaaataaaaagtgaaatgctATTACAATAAATACCTACCAACTGCTCCAATATCAAGGCTTTAACAGATAGTCATTAAGGATACTAATCCAAAGTCAGGTTATTTGTTCCCATTGGGGAGGGGTAGTTACCAGAAGTGGGCATGAAAAGGACTCTTCAGGCACTGGTTTCTGTTTCATGACTTATGTGTTGGTTACACAGGATCGTTCAGCTTATGAAATTTCAGTAACCTGAACACTTATGAGTGCTTTTCTGCAAATGTATTATACTTCAATAACATAACCATTGAGTAACACTTAGGTTGTACAATAATAGTGGCTATTTAAATAGTGTTTTCTGTATTCTAAGCACAATGTGTGTTATGTGTTTATCTTCACAGCAATCCTCTGAGACATGTATTGCTACTGTCATCCCAATAAGGAATGTGAGACAGGGCTCTTGCACATTCCCACAGTCAGTAGGTGGCAATTCTGGGATTCAGGATCCAGAATCCTTGCTCCTCACCTCTACATCTTATgacttcaaaatataattttattttatggggcaccggggtggttcacttggttaagcctcctacttcagctcaggtcatgatctcgcagttcgtgggttcaagccccatgtcaaggctctgtgctgacagatcagaacctgaagcctgcttcggattctgtgtctccctttctctctgtccctcccctgcttgtgctgtcttc
Protein-coding sequences here:
- the FILIP1 gene encoding filamin-A-interacting protein 1 isoform X1, with protein sequence MRSRNQGGESSSNGHLSCPKSSIISNADDKSFSEDAKKKNKSNRKEDDVMASGTVKRHLKPSGESERKNKKSLELSKEDLIQLLSIMEGELQAREDVIHMLKTEKTKPEVLEAHYGSAEPEKVLRVLHRDAILAQEKSIGEDVYEKPISELDRLEEKQKETYRRMLEQLLLAEKCHRRTVYELESEKHKHTDYMNKSDDFTNLLEQERERLKKLLEQEKAYQARKEKENAKRLNKLRDELVKLKSFALMLVDERQMHIEQLGLQSQKVQDLTQKLREEEEKLKAITSKSKEDRQKLLKLEVDFEHKASRFSQEHEEMNAKLANQESHNRQLRLKLVGLTQRIEELEETNKNLQKAEEELQELRDKIAKGECGNSSLMAEVENLRKRVLEMEGKDEEITKTESQCRELRKKLQEEEHHSRELKLEVEKLQKRMSELEKLEEAFSKSKSECTQLHLNLEKEKNLTKDLLNELEVVKSRVKELECSESRLEKAELSLKDDLTKLKSFTVMLVDERKNMMEKIKQEERKVDGLNKNFKVEQGKVMDVTEKLIEESKKLLKLKSEMEEKVYNLTKERDELIGKLKSEEEKSSELSCSVDLLKKRLDGIEEVEREITRGRSRKGSELTCPEDNKIKELTLEIERLKKRLQQLEVVEGDLMKTEDEYDQLEQKFRTEQDKANFLSQQLEEIKHQIAKNKAIEKGEAVSQEAELRHRFRLEEAKSRDLKAEVQALKEKIHELMNKEDQLSQLQVDYSVLQQRFMEEENKNKNMGQEVLNLTKELELSKRYSRALRPSMNGRRMVDIPVTSTGVQTDAVSSEAAEEETPAVFIRKSFQEENHIMSNLRQVGLKKPMERSSVLDRYPPAANELTMRKSWIPWMRKRENGPPITQEKGPRTNPSPGHPGELVLSPKQGQPLHIRVTPDHENSTATLEITSPTSEEFFSSTTVIPTLGNQKPRITIIPSPNVMSQKPKSGDATLGTERAMSPVTITTFSREKTPESGRGMFADRPTSPIQIMTVSTSAAPAEIGVSPESQEMPMGRTVLKVTPEKQTVPTPLRKYNSNANIITTEDNKIHIHLGSQFKRSPGTSAEGASPVITVRPVNVTAEKEVSTGTVLRSPRNHLSSRPGASKVTSTITITPVTASSTRGTQSVSGQDGSSQRPTPTRIPMSKGMKAGKPVVAAPGAGNLTKFEPRAETQSMKIELKKSAAGSATSLGGGKG
- the FILIP1 gene encoding filamin-A-interacting protein 1 isoform X2 gives rise to the protein MRSRNQGGESSSNGHLSCPKSSIISNADDKSFSEDAKKKNKSNRKEDDVMASGTVKRHLKPSGESERKNKKSLELSKEDLIQLLSIMEGELQAREDVIHMLKTEKTKPEVLEAHYGSAEPEKVLRVLHRDAILAQEKSIGEDVYEKPISELDRLEEKQKETYRRMLEQLLLAEKCHRRTVYELESEKHKHTDYMNKSDDFTNLLEQERERLKKLLEQEKAYQARKEKENAKRLNKLRDELVKLKSFALMLVDERQMHIEQLGLQSQKVQDLTQKLREEEEKLKAITSKSKEDRQKLLKLEVDFEHKASRFSQEHEEMNAKLANQESHNRQLRLKLVGLTQRIEELEETNKNLQKAEEELQELRDKIAKGECGNSSLMAEVENLRKRVLEMEGKDEEITKTESQCRELRKKLQEEEHHSRELKLEVEKLQKRMSELEKLEEAFSKSKSECTQLHLNLEKEKNLTKDLLNELEVVKSRVKELECSESRLEKAELSLKDDLTKLKSFTVMLVDERKNMMEKIKQEERKVDGLNKNFKVEQGKVMDVTEKLIEESKKLLKLKSEMEEKVYNLTKERDELIGKLKSEEEKSSELSCSVDLLKKRLDGIEEVEREITRGRSRKGSELTCPEDNKIKELTLEIERLKKRLQQLEVVEGDLMKTEDEYDQLEQKFRTEQDKANFLSQQLEEIKHQIAKNKAIEKGEAVSQEAELRHRFRLEEAKSRDLKAEVQALKEKIHELMNKEDQLSQLQVDYSVLQQRFMEEENKNKNMGQEVLNLTKELELSKRYSRALRPSMNGRRMVDIPVTSTGVQTDAVSSEAAEEETPAVFIRKSFQEENHIMSNLRQVGLKKPMERSSVLDRYPPAANELTMRKSWIPWMRKRENGPPITQEKGPRTNPSPGHPGELVLSPKQGQPLHIRVTPDHENSTATLEITSPTSEEFFSSTTVIPTLGNQKPRITIIPSPNVMSQKPKSGDATLGTERAMSPVTITTFSREKTPESGRGMFADRPTSPIQIMTVSTSAAPAEIGVSPESQEMPMGRTVLKVTPEKQTVPTPLRKYNSNANIITTEDNKIHIHLGSQFKRSPGTSAEGASPVITVRPVNVTAEKEVSTGTVLRSPRNHLSSRPGASKVTSTITITPVTASSTRGTQSVSGQDGSSQRPTPTRIPMSKESIVIHQLRMNSR